Genomic window (Arachis hypogaea cultivar Tifrunner chromosome 13, arahy.Tifrunner.gnm2.J5K5, whole genome shotgun sequence):
TCTAGAGCTTCATCATAGTATCGCTTGGCTAGATGAAGGTCAAATGGAAGTCCTTGCCCGTGCTCATACATGTATCCAAGATTGAACATGGCTTGTGCATTTGATTGTGACTTGGCATGCATGTAAGCCTCAGCAGCTCGCTCATAATCCCTGGTAGTACCCTGAGTAACAGAAGGAACAAACAAAACATAAGATAAAGTGGAGAGAAGTTGTAGCGAAAGAGCACCATATCATAAGTTGAATATTCAAAACACTGCATGCAGATGTCGAATTCATACAAAAACACATACCCGACCATAGTAATATGCATCTCCAATGAGTAAAGCAGCATGTTCATTACCCTGCTCAGAAGCTTGCCACCACAGAGAATGTGCACGCTGATGCCTTTCTGCATCAGTGCAAAATCCAGATTCCCCCAAGCACATGCTACGCTCACCATATTTGTCAAGAATCCATGCAGCATTACTTTGTGCCACCTCATAGCCCAACTCAGCCATTCTTGAATACAACAAGAATGCCTTGCCAACATCACCTTTTAAGTATGATTCCAGTGCCCATCTAGACAAAGAACTCCATGGACCCCGCTCTGCAACAAGTTTGTACAGAGCAGTAGCCTAAGACCCAAAAAAAAAGATTTAGCAGGAAACTTATTGGAAGAGATCTTTTATGGCAACTGTTAAGGAATGAAAATATATCAACTCATAAATTTAATCTTGGCTCGTCGTATCCAGGAATTCTACTTCCTCTAGCCCCTAATAACTATGGAGGCAGTGTTCTTATGAATTATACATATAATCTCATGTGATCAGTAAAAACTTTATACATGCAAAACCATTAGGTTTTCATAATATAGTTCTTACATATATGatcaatatataattatactgaCAGTAGTTACTTTTCCACTAAATATATGTATCTCTCTCTTACATCCTCCAAAATATACTATGTTGAAAAGAGCTGATTTCAGGAAGTACACAGCAAATACCAAGTGGCACTTGcatgataaaaagaagagagaaaaccttaCCAAGGGTATGTTCTTCTTGAATCCAACACCAATATGGAAAATCTTCGCCAGCTGGTAGAATGCCTTTGGTTGACCTTGGTTAGCAGCCACTATAAAGAACTTACATGCTAGTTTCACGTCTCTTTTCACTCCAATTCCTTTGAGATACATGACACCCAAGTTATAGTGCCCTCCAACCTCGTCATTATCAGCAGCCTTTTCAAAGTACTCTTTTGCCTATAATTGCACAGGAGAGAATATACAGGTGAATTCCAATGATAATGATATTGAGTACACAAACATGCACTGTGTTATTGCAAGTGTTAGCCCTCAATCTGCCACCTTAACCCTCCCAAAACGATTTTGATTTTGCAACACTATCCAACGGCATGCCTTCATCATTCTGAATCTATCTGTTATTGCTTATTAGTTCAAGATGATACTATATTAGGTGAACAAAGTGGATTAATAAGTTGTTCACAATCAATCAAAGCTAAGGAAAAGTGCAGTTACGGGCACACATTTCTGTGAATTACTGTATAAAAAAAATGCTGATTGCTAAATGCAAGTAGCTGCTATGgaggagggagagaaagagaaggaagGACTGTCAGTGAAACAATCAGACAAGCAAAGTAGAGGAAGATGAAGACAGACATCTTACTTTAGTGTAATTCTTCTTGTCGACTCCATACCCCTTGACATACAAATAACCCATCCCGTTATAAGCAGAATATAGCTGTTGTTTGGATGCAAGGGTAAGCCATTCAAGGGCCTTTGTGTAGTTCCTCTCCACACCAGCGCCCCTAGCATATATCTCCCCAAGAAGTTCCATGGACCTGGGTTCTCCCTTCTCAACGGCCTTCAAGAACCAGGAGAGTGCCTTGGAATGGTCGCGGCGCAATCCCCGGAGGCCAAAGTAGTAAAAGAGGCCAACTTTGTACATGGCTCCTGCATTCCCCTTCTGGGCCTGGTACTCCAGAATCTGGAAGTCCTCATCCTCCTCCCCTTTTGATTTTCTGAGAGCTTCCTTATTCTCCTCGGCCCCGTTGTGAAGCCTAATAGGTTCAATTACCGGGGAGTCTTTTGAAATCAAGAAACTATTCACAGCTACTTCAGCTAGCTCAGCATAAATCTTCACAGCTTTCTCAAACATCTGCACCCAAATTAGTCAATCAATCAACAcgctaaattcaattcaattcaactgCAGGATGAAGAGATCTAAACCTATTCTATTGCATTTGCACATGACAACATAACGATCGGAAAAGAAGTAATCAAAATAAGCAAAGAGTTGGAAAGGAAAGGGCCTCACATCTTGGCGAGTGTAGATATAGGCCAAGGCCATCTTGGACTGCATGTTGCCACCATCAGAGGCAAAGTGATGGTACAGGAACGCCTTTGATTTGCTCCTCTCTCGAAGGAGACCCATTCCGGACAAAAACCCTAGCACCGACTGCGCCCCCGGGTAACCGAACTCCGCTGCAGCCTCGATCTCAGCGGCGCCCTCCTCGCTGAGCCTGACGTCGGCAGAGGTGGCCGCGGACATGATCTTAGAGATGCCGGAGTAGTAAAGGGCCTCGGAGTCGGAGGGAGGGTTGGGGGAGAGGGGAAAATCAGGCTCGAAGATGGGGCGCCATGAATCGGGGTCAAGCTCGTGCTCGGACTTGTGGGGATCGGAGTCGCCGAAGTCATCCCAGTCGGCGGAGGATTCGGGATCCGCGGCGGCGGATGAGTCGTCGGCGGGGGCATCCTTGAAGTCCTCCTGAGATAGGACGAGGACGAAGGGGCGCGCCCTCAGAGTGATTGGGAACACACATAAGATCCCTATCACCACACACACGCACAATAACACGCTCCTTGATCGCCCACGCAtcgtttcttcttttcttccaagCTACCAACCAACACAACACACAAAACAGTTATTGATGGAATAGGAAAGTGCCCGCTGCCGCTGCTGTAACACCCACAGTCATATCATCTACTGTTACTATCGATTATGAATGAATTGTTCAGATAAATGTTGCGGCATGGCAAGATGCTGTTGCCACCGCGGCAGGGGCATTACTGGAATCTTATTGCATTCTCTGCTATTCCGACCACTAATATCCTGCCAACTCAGCACCTTTCCTCTCTTATGCGTCATCCCCTTCTTGTTTTGGGTATAGGGGTGTTTGCCTTCGGATTGGATCGGTTTTGAGTTAAAAATTCATCCGATCCGAATACCAATTTATTTGTGGTGCGGTTtaaattggatatttttaaaaaaaaaatcgatcCGATTCGATCTAGTTTCAATCGGTTTAGATTGgattaaaaaacttaaatatatataacaagtctcaacattaaattttaaataatcaacaatgacataataagtctcaacaatatcttaaaaaactaACAATAACATAACAATTGAAATAagattataggttagttaaaataaataacattttgaacataaaatatttattaaataataataatacatgaataatatgaaaatgtataaaaaattgaacatgttataagtataattgtaaatataatagtaaaataataatattatagcacattgtgcggtttggattggattggatcagaTCGGTTACGAAAATTAGATTCGAATCCAATCCGATGTAGCGGTTtccaaaaaatagaatccaattaaATCCGAATTAGTGCGCTTTTAATCGATCTTCAGTTTGGACTGGATTGGATGAACGATTTAATTTGAATCGGTTTCGATTTGAACACTCCTATTTGGGTCAACCACCGTCCTAGTTGTGAGTAAACGGGGCCTAAGCCCACTACATGGGCCTTTATTATGTTTTGAGCTTGTATTGGGCTTTGTTAATTTTAGTATTGGGTCTTGAATTAGAACCTGCTCACGACCAAAAACAAGTAGAACCAACTCTAGCTACTCTTTTTGTTCTTGCAATTACTTATTAATTATTTCGACTTTGCTAAGTAGTAGAGCCATAAATCCCCTTATAAGCATATTAGTGCTACTTGAAATTTATTAATTGATAGAAAAGCTTTCCAATTCTTTCAAAGCCAAGGAATTGGCAAAATAATAAAGTGAATGattaatcatttttaaattaaaagagtaGAGTTCACAATTTCAGATATATTATATGACGGTGGGTTAATCATTcttaagttaattattttattattttaccaatTTTTTGGTTTCAGcggatttaaattcaaattaaaagggGAGTTAGTTAATAAACAAGAGTGGAGGAGATTGTAAAGggtgtggtgttggtgttggtggggCAGGAAGTTGAACATTATTATGATCATATTCATGGGAAGACGGAACAACCATGACCGAACCCATGGCCTTGAATCCATGAATGTGATGGGTAGCAATTAGCAACGACACGCGCGCGAGAGAGAGAAATCCTCTTTAATTtgatctctttctctttctccctttCCATTTTCTTGGTAGCAGGTAGCCACTAGCTCGAAATAGCAAGCAAGTGAAGTAGAGTAGTGATGCTTAACCCCGGTGGTGATTTGGTGCCAGCACCATCTTCACCAACCAACTCTTCCGTTTCCTCCTCTGATCTTGACACCGAGGTATTCTCTTATCACTTTCACTTCTTCAGAGATCAATTTCATTTGtcatttaataataatttgtgGGCTGTGAGTGTGACAGTCAACTGGATCATTCTTCCACGACAGAAGCACCTCACTGGGCACTCTCATGGGGGTCAGCTTCCCAACAATTGCCTTCAGAGCCCCCTCTCAGCCTAATTCCGCCGCCGCTTCTTTTGCCACTATCCCCATCAGGGATCCGGATCCCACCTCAAAGAAGACCAAGAAACCACAAGCACGGTGGTGGCGCTTCTGCAGAGACGGCTTCGCCAAGCCGGCATCGCTCGCTGACTTCCTCGAGGTCGAACGCCGCATCGGGGACGGCGCCTTCTACGGCACAACGGCCGAGTTGGAGAGCATGGTCATTAATTCGCATACCAGCCATGGGCGACGGTTATTTGCCGACGGCAGGGTCCTTCCGCCGCCGGTCGTGGACGACGCGGCATCCACAGCTGGGACTCTTTGTAGCAGATTCCCCGTCTTGCTCACCGGGATCTGTAGCGGAGGTGCGGGATAAACCAACCAAGCCCCACAGCCTTTTTTTTTCCCCGCAAGCGAAAGGATGGGGTTTGGATGGATCATTTTTCTTAGGATTGTTTTGTAGTTTGTTTAATCAATGAGCTACTGTA
Coding sequences:
- the LOC112792104 gene encoding uncharacterized protein At3g17950 codes for the protein MLNPGGDLVPAPSSPTNSSVSSSDLDTESTGSFFHDRSTSLGTLMGVSFPTIAFRAPSQPNSAAASFATIPIRDPDPTSKKTKKPQARWWRFCRDGFAKPASLADFLEVERRIGDGAFYGTTAELESMVINSHTSHGRRLFADGRVLPPPVVDDAASTAGTLCSRFPVLLTGICSGGAG
- the LOC112792103 gene encoding ERAD-associated E3 ubiquitin-protein ligase component HRD3A; its protein translation is MRGRSRSVLLCVCVVIGILCVFPITLRARPFVLVLSQEDFKDAPADDSSAAADPESSADWDDFGDSDPHKSEHELDPDSWRPIFEPDFPLSPNPPSDSEALYYSGISKIMSAATSADVRLSEEGAAEIEAAAEFGYPGAQSVLGFLSGMGLLRERSKSKAFLYHHFASDGGNMQSKMALAYIYTRQDMFEKAVKIYAELAEVAVNSFLISKDSPVIEPIRLHNGAEENKEALRKSKGEEDEDFQILEYQAQKGNAGAMYKVGLFYYFGLRGLRRDHSKALSWFLKAVEKGEPRSMELLGEIYARGAGVERNYTKALEWLTLASKQQLYSAYNGMGYLYVKGYGVDKKNYTKAKEYFEKAADNDEVGGHYNLGVMYLKGIGVKRDVKLACKFFIVAANQGQPKAFYQLAKIFHIGVGFKKNIPLATALYKLVAERGPWSSLSRWALESYLKGDVGKAFLLYSRMAELGYEVAQSNAAWILDKYGERSMCLGESGFCTDAERHQRAHSLWWQASEQGNEHAALLIGDAYYYGRGTTRDYERAAEAYMHAKSQSNAQAMFNLGYMYEHGQGLPFDLHLAKRYYDEALEHDPAAKLPVTLALTSLWVRKNYADSFLVHLIDSLPEVYPKLEAWVENVLLEEGNATILTLFACLLTVLYLRERQRRQGAVLAGEVAQQNHPNDIRVPAPN